From Orcinus orca chromosome 3, mOrcOrc1.1, whole genome shotgun sequence, a single genomic window includes:
- the RXFP3 gene encoding LOW QUALITY PROTEIN: relaxin-3 receptor 1 (The sequence of the model RefSeq protein was modified relative to this genomic sequence to represent the inferred CDS: inserted 3 bases in 2 codons; deleted 1 base in 1 codon; substituted 2 bases at 2 genomic stop codons) gives MPPLLQPMVQSLFIDKEDIRKEKKHHSHSKRHLRRQVAAVAAKATMNKVAGGDELAELFSLMPDLLQATNTSGNASLQLQDLWELGLELPAGAAPGHPPGGGGAESADTQARVRILISVVHWAVCALRLTGNLMKSKQGWRKSSINLFVTKLVLTDMQFVLTLPFXAVENSLDFRWPFGKATWKIVSTVTSMNMYASVFFLTCTSVARYHSVALAPKSHRTRGHGGGDCCSRSLGDSCRFSAKALRVLIXALASLPKAIFSTTIKVMGEELCLVHFPDKSLGRDRQSXLGLYHLQKMLLGFLPPLGIISLCYQLLVRFISDHRVAGTEVGASAAGGGLARASARRRSKATKSVTVVVLSFFLCWLPNQALTTWNILIKFNAVPFSREYFLCQVYALPVSVCLAHSSSCLKPILYCLVRREFRNALENLLRRLASPSLTSMRPFSAATKPEPEDQXRQALAPLHQAAEPDMLYSPPGVVVYSEGRYDLLPSSSAY, from the exons ATGCCTCCTCTTCTACAGCCTATGGTTCAAAGTTTGTTTATTGACAAAGAGGacatcaggaaagaaaagaaacatcattccCACTCCAAG AGGCACCTGCGCAGGCAGGTGGCCGCTGTAGCCGCGAAAGCCACCATGAATAAGGTGGCTGGCGGGGACGAGCTCGCAGAACTCTTCAGTCTGATGCCGGACCTTCTGCAGGCGACCAACACTAGCGGCAACGCGTCACTGCAGCTCCAGGACTTGTGGGAGCTGGGGCTAGAGTTGCCAGCCGGCGCGGCGCCAGGGCATCCCCCGGGCGGCGGCGGGGCAGAGAGCGCGGACACCCAGGCACGGGTGAGGATCCTCATCAGCGTGGTGCACTGGGCGGTTTGCGCGTTGAGGCTGACGGGCAACCTGATGAAGAGTAAGCAGGGCTGGCGCAAGTCCTCCATCAACCTCTTCGTCACCAAGCTGGTGCTGACGGACATGCAGTTCGTGCTCACCCTGCCCTTCTGAGCTGTGGAAAACTCCCTCGACTTCAGATGGCCTTTTGGCAAGGCCACGTGGAAGATCGTATCCACAGTGACGTCCATGAACATGTACGCCAGCGTCTTCTTTCTCACCTGCACGAGCGTGGCGCGCTACCACTCGGTGGCCTTGGCTCCTAAGAGCCACCGGACCCGAGGGCACGGCGGGGGTGACTGCTGCAGCCggagcctgggggacagctgCCGCTTCTCGGCCAAAGCACTGCGCGTGTTGAT TGCGCTGGCCTCGCTGCCCAAAGCCATCTTCTCCACCACGATCAAGGTGATGGGCGAGGAGTTGTGCCTGGTGCACTTCCCGGACAAGTCGCTAGGCCGCGACAGGCAGTCCTAGCTGGGCCTCTACCACTTGCAGAAGATGCTGCTGGGCTTCTTGCCGCCGCTGGGCATCATCAGCCTGTGCTATCAGCTGCTGGTGCGCTTCATCTCCGACCACCGCGTGGCAGGGACCGAAGTAGGAGCCTCAGCAGCCGGGGGAGGCCTGGCCAGAGCCAGCGCCCGGAGACGCTCCAAGGCCACCAAATCAGTGACCGTCGTGGTCCTATCCTTTTTCCTGTGCTGGTTGCCTAATCAGGCACTCACCACCTGGAACATCCTCATCAAGTTCAACGCGGTGCCCTTCAGCCGAGAGTACTTCCTGTGCCAGGTATACGCGCTCCCGGTGAGCGTGTGCCTGGCGCACTCCAGCAGCTGCCTCAAGCCCATCCTCTACTGCCTCGTGCGCCGCGAGTTCCGCAATGCGCTCGAGAATCTACTGCGGCGCCTCGCGTCGCCTTCTCTCACTAGC ATGCGCCCTTTCTCCGCCGCCACCAAGCCGGAGCCCGAGGACC ACCGGCAGGCCCTGGCGCCTCTCCACCAGGCCGCGGAGCCCGACATGCTCTACTCTCCGCCCGGCGTGGTGGTCTACAGCGAGGGGCGCTACGACCTGCTGCCCAGCAGCTCCGCCTACTGA